The genome window GGCCGCAGAGCGCAAGAACCGCACCCCCGCCCAGAAGAAGGCCGAGCGCCGCTGGGGCGGGCGCAACACCGCGACAGCCACCGTGCGCAGCGGCCGGCCGATGGTCACCTATGTGCTGCTGGCGGTCACGTCGTTCATCGGGCTGCTTCAGCTGATTCCCGGTGTCGGCGATCTCATCACGCAGCAGCTGCTGTTCGCCCCGAGGTACCTGTACCCCGATCTCTCGCTCCTTCCCTTCGAGCCATGGAGACTTCTCACCGCTGTCTTCGCCCACGGCGGGTTCCTGCATCTCGCGCTGAACATGCTCGCCCTGTGGATGCTGGGGCAGAGCCTCGAGCCCATGCTCGGTCGGGTGCGATTCCTGTCGCTCTACCTGATCAGCGGCCTCGGCGGCTCGGTCGCGCTCGCCGTGCTCGACCCGTCGGGCGCCACAGTCGGCGCCTCTGGAGCGGTCTTCGGCCTGATGGCCGCCCTGCTCATCATCGGCCGACACATCGGCGCGAACGTG of Microbacterium sp. LWH13-1.2 contains these proteins:
- a CDS encoding rhomboid family intramembrane serine protease; the protein is MTTPEFADNRDNFCYRHPDRQSFVLCQRCLRTICPECQTQAAVGVICPECMAAERKNRTPAQKKAERRWGGRNTATATVRSGRPMVTYVLLAVTSFIGLLQLIPGVGDLITQQLLFAPRYLYPDLSLLPFEPWRLLTAVFAHGGFLHLALNMLALWMLGQSLEPMLGRVRFLSLYLISGLGGSVALAVLDPSGATVGASGAVFGLMAALLIIGRHIGANVTGILVILGINFVIGFVFQQNIAWQAHLGGVIVGALVAFILTRTRRREQRTLQIVLLAAVVVTLVLIVAFLPPFLIATVYS